A window from Chryseobacterium vaccae encodes these proteins:
- a CDS encoding T9SS-dependent choice-of-anchor J family protein, with the protein MRRKLLTALSVGVMAFSCTALSAQDYQSLQIQSGFTADVIANGIGAASTTTTSDVDGVSYAFVARNFQLTSSSTPINFGIPVNGVINSVVAATPGLSYQLASLDANNSLRLAATNDSGTLTLATPSAALKLYLLATSGSGTSTVSATVNFSDGSNQVFTGIALSDWYGATGFAIQGIGRVSLTDNATDPAGGTNPRLYQKELVLDAANQSKIIQSITIAKTGGTGIPNIFAVSSSFVPACQSPTNITAVPTSQSAQISWNAPTSAPSDGYDYYYSTNSTPPTENPSPMGSVGAGVTTVNIPGLNAVTTYYLWVRSNCGGVKGLWKPFTFSTLCGAINLPWTENFDSMTSVGPVPTCWLNVTGTKAWVSSNSTSYNTPKSAPNYMRIPYGNTTASQLWTPGFNMTGGTTYTFAFNYNTGGTTSSYIGYTGNVRVNTQQAITGATDLGTFITPDIGTTTYVPYSVTFTPPTTGVYYFALDVSSTGAPWYLGIDDLKVVAGNLATSEVKTKQNTVQISPNPFTDIVMISQIEKVKNVTVSDASGRVLKTIEKPAAQLSLSDLNSGVYFLTVEMTDGTKQTIKGIKK; encoded by the coding sequence ATGAGAAGAAAACTACTCACTGCCCTATCCGTAGGGGTCATGGCTTTTTCATGCACTGCGCTTTCCGCACAGGATTATCAAAGTCTGCAGATTCAATCAGGATTTACAGCTGATGTTATTGCCAACGGCATCGGAGCTGCCAGTACCACCACTACTTCAGATGTGGATGGGGTGAGCTATGCATTTGTAGCCAGAAACTTTCAGCTTACTTCTTCAAGCACTCCTATTAATTTCGGAATTCCGGTAAATGGAGTGATCAATTCTGTTGTAGCTGCTACTCCGGGATTATCGTATCAGCTGGCGTCTCTGGATGCAAACAATTCATTGCGTCTTGCTGCAACTAATGATTCGGGAACACTTACCCTGGCAACACCTTCCGCTGCATTAAAGCTCTACCTTCTTGCAACAAGCGGAAGCGGAACATCTACGGTATCGGCTACTGTTAATTTCTCAGACGGCTCTAACCAAGTCTTTACGGGAATTGCTTTATCGGATTGGTATGGAGCAACAGGCTTTGCTATTCAGGGAATAGGAAGAGTAAGTCTTACAGACAATGCCACAGATCCTGCAGGCGGGACCAATCCAAGATTGTATCAGAAAGAGCTGGTACTGGATGCAGCGAATCAGAGTAAAATCATTCAAAGCATTACGATTGCTAAAACAGGAGGAACCGGAATCCCTAATATCTTTGCTGTATCCTCTAGTTTTGTTCCGGCGTGTCAGTCACCAACCAACATTACAGCGGTACCAACTTCACAATCTGCCCAAATCAGCTGGAATGCACCGACTTCAGCACCTTCTGACGGTTACGACTATTATTATTCTACAAACTCTACTCCTCCAACGGAAAATCCTTCTCCTATGGGTTCTGTAGGTGCAGGAGTAACAACGGTAAATATTCCGGGGTTGAATGCTGTCACAACCTATTATTTATGGGTGAGATCCAATTGCGGCGGAGTTAAAGGGCTATGGAAACCATTTACTTTCTCAACCCTTTGCGGAGCTATTAACCTTCCATGGACTGAGAATTTCGACAGTATGACAAGCGTTGGACCTGTACCAACATGCTGGCTGAATGTTACCGGAACCAAAGCATGGGTATCCTCCAACTCCACTTCCTACAACACTCCAAAATCAGCGCCTAATTATATGAGAATACCATACGGTAACACCACTGCAAGCCAGTTATGGACACCGGGTTTCAATATGACAGGTGGTACGACTTATACATTTGCCTTCAACTATAATACAGGAGGTACAACGAGCAGCTATATTGGATATACAGGAAATGTAAGAGTAAATACACAACAGGCGATAACCGGAGCAACTGATTTGGGAACATTTATCACTCCTGATATAGGAACCACCACCTATGTTCCATATTCTGTAACGTTTACCCCTCCTACTACAGGTGTTTATTACTTTGCCCTAGATGTTTCGTCTACAGGAGCTCCATGGTATCTTGGAATAGATGACCTGAAAGTGGTAGCAGGAAATCTGGCAACCAGCGAAGTGAAAACAAAGCAAAATACAGTACAAATCTCTCCTAATCCGTTCACTGATATCGTTATGATTTCTCAGATAGAAAAAGTGAAAAATGTAACAGTTTCTGATGCCTCAGGAAGAGTACTTAAAACAATAGAAAAACCAGCCGCCCAGTTGAGTCTTTCAGATCTTAACTCCGGAGTTTATTTCTTAACTGTAGAAATGACAGACGGAACCAAACAAACCATAAAGGGAATTAAAAAGTAA
- a CDS encoding response regulator transcription factor: MEMPIENREINFLLADDHSIVRQGMEIVVSDIAPNARIYHTSSLQQIVELIKTKEIEMAIIDAHFPEGNSLHSISQMKTVNPDIKILIFTGLEEDLYALKFIKAGANGYLSKLSEEEDVREAVSKFIQNGEYFSETLRNLLVQFVYNPSLINPLSSLTKRELQIAEMYAEGYGNLEISNDLGIKQNTVSTIKKNIFEKLKIENLVELIDLIKTHHKI; encoded by the coding sequence ATGGAAATGCCAATTGAAAACAGGGAAATTAATTTCCTTTTAGCGGATGATCACAGCATTGTAAGGCAGGGAATGGAAATCGTTGTCAGTGATATTGCTCCTAACGCCAGAATTTATCATACCTCATCCTTGCAGCAAATTGTAGAGCTGATAAAAACCAAGGAGATAGAAATGGCCATTATTGATGCTCATTTTCCGGAAGGAAACAGCCTGCATAGCATATCACAAATGAAGACTGTAAATCCTGATATTAAAATTTTAATCTTTACAGGGCTTGAAGAAGATCTGTATGCACTTAAATTCATAAAAGCAGGAGCCAATGGCTATCTGAGTAAACTGAGTGAAGAAGAGGACGTAAGAGAAGCTGTTTCGAAATTTATACAGAACGGAGAGTACTTTTCTGAGACTTTACGAAACTTACTGGTTCAGTTTGTCTACAATCCGAGTCTCATCAATCCGCTAAGCAGTCTTACCAAAAGAGAACTGCAGATTGCTGAAATGTATGCAGAAGGATATGGAAATCTTGAAATATCCAATGATTTGGGCATCAAACAGAATACAGTGAGCACTATTAAAAAAAATATATTTGAAAAATTAAAAATAGAAAATCTGGTTGAGCTGATCGATCTCATCAAAACCCATCATAAAATATAG
- a CDS encoding DoxX family protein, which translates to MNKNIDLGILISRIAVGFPMLVYGISKLVHGIGFIENMMAQQGLPPFFAYGVFAGELIAPLLIIAGFRIRLAGLIFAGNCFTAIILAQTGSIFKLNEFGGWALELLAIYLLIGLSFFFTGAGKFAVSTKNKWD; encoded by the coding sequence ATGAACAAAAACATTGATTTGGGTATTCTGATCAGCAGAATAGCCGTTGGATTTCCTATGCTGGTTTACGGAATCAGCAAACTGGTACATGGAATTGGATTTATTGAAAACATGATGGCACAGCAGGGACTTCCGCCATTCTTTGCCTATGGGGTATTTGCAGGCGAGCTTATTGCCCCTTTACTCATTATTGCAGGATTTAGGATAAGACTGGCCGGATTAATTTTTGCAGGCAACTGTTTTACGGCTATTATTCTTGCCCAGACAGGCAGTATATTTAAGCTTAATGAATTTGGAGGATGGGCCCTCGAATTATTAGCCATATACCTTCTGATTGGTTTAAGTTTCTTTTTTACCGGAGCCGGAAAATTTGCAGTTTCAACAAAGAATAAATGGGATTAA
- a CDS encoding sensor histidine kinase gives MKYKFLNFKLRKIVHYSLILCILLIQVIIAVFFYTESVNGKKLKFIKDQLEDSRALGGLTDNSRRDFMDAQKYFQKYMATQDDKDLKLYFEALKKLKNNFDKINKYENINPRLKTNLARRKKDTMEVVKLKTLIDSVYQSSKNPPAKIEDKQYEPKKYKNNFENLSIETKTYSDTVKKKGFMGRLKDAITGKVEVKKESTVITLTNNKTVDLPGLKSEMDSTMKSMDKHYAGEVQKIKLYAVKSQKDNMHFYTNFGKLLIYSNGLIDVYDNAIKDFKSELEKEYNEQSSANNKIRKYLVLGLMVLMFIVSILIMYFTRVAFIYERKLNAANDEIKRNLNFKNRILGMLSHDLRSPLKIINIFIDKIYRTTKDDTIKDYLQSIKFTNSTLLLQSNQILEYTKNQDADKKLINTVFDLKNEINSIVKVITPYIETRNNKFVVTDRIPENLTVYSDNIKINQVFMNILGNANKFTENGQIDLSLITELAGENKISLITTVTDTGVGISETDVKKIFEPYYQGIVSDEIDNLGAGLGLSLCKEIVELFNGEISVTSKLYKGTTITFRMNLNINNNGNAN, from the coding sequence ATGAAATATAAGTTCTTAAATTTTAAATTGAGGAAAATTGTTCATTATTCATTGATTCTGTGTATTTTACTGATACAGGTTATTATAGCGGTATTTTTTTACACCGAATCTGTCAATGGAAAAAAACTGAAGTTTATTAAAGACCAGCTGGAGGACAGCAGGGCATTGGGAGGTCTGACTGATAACTCAAGAAGAGACTTTATGGATGCACAGAAGTACTTCCAGAAATATATGGCAACCCAGGACGATAAAGACCTGAAACTCTATTTTGAAGCACTTAAAAAGCTGAAGAATAATTTTGATAAAATTAATAAGTATGAAAACATCAATCCAAGGTTGAAAACTAATCTGGCACGGCGGAAAAAAGATACAATGGAAGTTGTAAAGCTTAAAACCTTAATAGATTCCGTATACCAGTCTTCTAAGAATCCACCGGCTAAAATTGAAGATAAGCAATATGAACCTAAGAAATATAAAAATAACTTCGAAAACCTGAGTATAGAAACCAAAACCTATTCCGATACTGTTAAAAAGAAAGGCTTTATGGGAAGGTTGAAAGATGCCATAACGGGGAAAGTTGAGGTGAAAAAAGAAAGCACAGTAATTACCCTTACCAATAATAAAACCGTTGATCTGCCCGGGCTGAAATCAGAAATGGATAGTACCATGAAGTCAATGGATAAGCATTATGCAGGTGAAGTACAGAAAATTAAGCTGTATGCAGTTAAAAGCCAGAAGGATAATATGCATTTTTACACCAATTTCGGGAAACTGCTGATATACAGCAACGGTCTGATTGACGTATATGATAATGCCATTAAGGATTTTAAGTCTGAACTGGAAAAAGAATACAATGAGCAGAGCTCGGCCAATAATAAGATCAGAAAGTATCTGGTATTGGGATTAATGGTGTTGATGTTCATTGTATCCATCCTGATTATGTATTTTACAAGAGTTGCATTTATCTATGAAAGAAAACTTAACGCGGCCAATGATGAAATTAAAAGAAACCTTAATTTCAAAAACAGGATACTGGGAATGCTCAGTCATGACTTGAGATCACCACTGAAGATTATTAATATTTTTATTGATAAGATCTACAGAACAACAAAAGATGATACGATAAAAGATTATCTCCAGTCCATTAAATTTACCAATAGCACCCTGTTGCTACAGTCTAACCAGATTCTGGAATACACCAAAAATCAGGATGCAGATAAGAAGCTCATCAACACGGTCTTTGATCTTAAAAATGAAATCAATTCTATTGTAAAGGTTATTACACCTTACATAGAAACCCGAAATAATAAATTTGTTGTAACAGACAGGATTCCTGAAAATCTGACCGTGTATTCAGATAATATAAAGATCAATCAGGTATTTATGAATATTCTTGGAAACGCCAATAAGTTTACAGAAAACGGACAGATTGATCTTTCCCTGATTACAGAACTGGCAGGTGAAAATAAAATTTCTCTGATCACTACGGTAACCGATACGGGAGTCGGGATATCAGAAACAGATGTTAAGAAAATTTTTGAACCGTATTATCAGGGAATTGTGTCTGATGAAATTGACAACCTTGGAGCCGGTTTAGGATTAAGTTTATGCAAGGAAATCGTAGAGCTTTTTAATGGTGAAATATCTGTGACAAGCAAGCTTTATAAAGGAACAACCATAACATTCAGAATGAATTTAAATATCAATAATAATGGAAATGCCAATTGA
- a CDS encoding SDR family NAD(P)-dependent oxidoreductase, translating to METNNYQGVLQKPLNSGFNAKSTTEDVIKGIDLSGTTAIVTGGNTGIGLETVKTLAAAGATVIVPARNVEKARENLYGISNVEIEPMDLMNPASIDHFAKKFLASGRSLHLLINNAGIMWVPFRKDVRGIESQLATNYLAQFQLTARLWPALKSADGARVVNVSSQGHQFAPFDFEDPNFLTREYETLLGYGQSKTAVNLFSLELDARSQSNKVRAYSLHPGSIAGTELGREAPLELFQKMGFVDDRGNMLPEVQASLKTIPQGAATTVWCATSPLLNNIGGVYCEDVGVAPLSFENTVTQGVKPYSLDENSAKRLWTWSEEVTGITFNAD from the coding sequence ATGGAAACCAACAATTACCAGGGAGTGCTGCAAAAGCCTCTCAACTCAGGATTTAATGCAAAATCAACAACAGAAGATGTTATTAAAGGAATTGATCTTTCAGGTACAACAGCCATCGTTACCGGAGGAAATACAGGAATAGGTCTGGAAACCGTTAAAACCCTGGCTGCTGCCGGAGCAACTGTTATTGTTCCTGCCAGGAATGTAGAAAAGGCGAGAGAGAATCTTTATGGGATTTCTAATGTAGAAATTGAACCCATGGACCTGATGAATCCGGCATCCATAGATCATTTTGCGAAAAAATTTCTGGCTTCGGGAAGGTCATTACATCTGCTGATCAACAATGCAGGGATCATGTGGGTTCCTTTCCGTAAAGATGTGCGCGGTATTGAATCTCAATTGGCAACCAATTATCTGGCTCAATTTCAGTTAACAGCAAGACTGTGGCCCGCTCTCAAAAGTGCTGACGGGGCAAGAGTTGTGAATGTATCATCACAGGGACACCAGTTCGCTCCTTTTGATTTTGAAGACCCTAATTTTCTTACCCGTGAATATGAAACGCTTCTTGGCTACGGACAATCGAAAACCGCCGTTAATCTTTTTTCTCTTGAACTGGATGCCCGCTCCCAATCGAATAAAGTAAGAGCCTATTCTTTACATCCAGGATCGATCGCAGGAACTGAACTCGGCAGAGAAGCTCCTTTGGAACTTTTTCAAAAAATGGGATTTGTTGATGATCGGGGAAATATGCTTCCAGAAGTACAGGCTTCCCTAAAAACAATCCCTCAAGGGGCTGCCACTACGGTATGGTGCGCTACGAGCCCTTTATTGAATAACATCGGCGGAGTGTATTGCGAAGATGTGGGCGTTGCACCGCTTTCCTTTGAAAATACGGTTACTCAGGGTGTAAAACCTTATTCTCTGGATGAAAACAGTGCAAAACGCCTCTGGACATGGAGCGAAGAAGTTACAGGAATTACTTTCAATGCGGATTAA
- a CDS encoding DUF1062 domain-containing protein, producing MSTEHIWEIKARNTPLLKKRCSHCDSTKFYCSEKFRINAQKKNIDIWLIYRCIKCSNTYNMTIFSRIRAESINMELYKKFMANDPETAWEYAFSQEMRRKNNTEADLESVKYDVLHNSITLEDIINEDCETVTFTIRYPFEFNLRFSSVIRIGLAISSSQLNRLIETEAISVHGKPLQKKHKTKNGDIIRINREKLKSIYYYNKRI from the coding sequence ATGAGTACAGAACATATATGGGAGATTAAAGCAAGGAACACTCCCCTTCTCAAAAAAAGATGCAGCCATTGCGACAGCACAAAATTTTACTGCAGTGAAAAATTCAGAATAAACGCCCAGAAAAAAAATATTGATATCTGGCTCATCTACAGATGCATAAAATGCAGCAACACGTATAATATGACCATCTTTTCACGTATCAGAGCAGAATCAATTAACATGGAGTTGTATAAAAAATTTATGGCCAATGACCCGGAAACAGCCTGGGAATACGCTTTTTCTCAAGAAATGAGACGAAAAAACAATACCGAAGCTGACCTGGAGAGTGTAAAATATGATGTGTTGCACAACTCCATTACTTTAGAAGATATTATAAATGAAGACTGTGAAACAGTAACCTTTACCATCCGGTATCCTTTTGAGTTTAACCTCAGATTTTCTTCTGTTATCCGGATTGGGCTGGCTATTTCCTCCTCCCAATTAAACCGGCTCATTGAAACAGAGGCGATTTCTGTTCACGGAAAACCTCTGCAGAAGAAACACAAAACTAAAAACGGAGATATCATCCGGATAAACCGGGAAAAACTGAAAAGTATTTATTACTATAACAAACGAATATAA
- a CDS encoding Crp/Fnr family transcriptional regulator: MDTDTAISQVIQHFKEIVALEEKHIESIIPKLEIIHLSKKEYLLREGQVSKHMRFIAKGSLYAYHIDEKGKENTSQLGIENWWINDLYSYLSEQPSRMFIQANEETTVIQISRNNLELLYKEVPALSEFWRLKIQNAYVMLQERTFEHSRVDAYTKYRSFIRTYRNIEQRFPQYMIASYLGITVEYLSYLRKKHLSDLS; the protein is encoded by the coding sequence ATGGATACAGATACGGCCATTTCACAAGTAATACAGCATTTCAAGGAAATTGTTGCTTTAGAAGAAAAACATATTGAATCCATCATTCCCAAATTAGAAATTATACACCTCAGTAAAAAGGAATATCTGCTTCGTGAAGGACAGGTTTCAAAGCATATGCGTTTTATTGCCAAAGGCAGTTTGTATGCGTATCATATTGATGAAAAAGGGAAAGAAAACACCTCCCAGCTCGGCATCGAAAATTGGTGGATTAATGATCTGTACAGCTATCTGAGTGAACAGCCTTCAAGAATGTTTATTCAGGCCAATGAGGAAACTACCGTTATACAGATCAGCAGAAATAATCTGGAACTGCTGTATAAAGAGGTTCCGGCTCTATCAGAATTCTGGCGTCTGAAAATTCAGAACGCTTATGTGATGCTTCAGGAAAGGACATTTGAACATTCACGGGTAGATGCTTATACCAAATACCGCAGTTTTATTAGAACATACCGCAATATTGAACAGCGTTTTCCCCAATACATGATTGCTTCCTACCTTGGAATTACAGTGGAATATTTAAGTTATTTAAGAAAAAAACACCTGTCTGACCTTTCTTAA
- a CDS encoding helix-turn-helix domain-containing protein: MEHISKYLTKEIKLSCYEDKLFKSDLMFEDHMLVWFISGETRIIQADKTYNFCAGDIFLIPRNQLATIVNYPKGGLPHKTVVLHLSVERLKHFYEKIDLPETIIPNQHIYSFNNHPLLDSFLNSLVPYFDMNGAFPENIASLKITEAITILRTINPDVDRVLANFDSPGKVDLVNFMERNFMFNMPLEKLGYLTGRSLSTFNRDFKKHFNITPQKWLISKRLELAYYQIMEHHKKPKDVYLEVGFEDLSHFSFAFKKKYGTSPTMLKASS; encoded by the coding sequence ATGGAACATATCTCAAAATACCTGACCAAAGAGATTAAGCTATCCTGCTATGAGGATAAGCTGTTCAAATCGGATCTTATGTTTGAAGATCATATGCTGGTATGGTTTATTTCCGGCGAAACCAGGATTATTCAGGCAGATAAGACCTATAATTTTTGTGCAGGTGATATATTCCTGATCCCCAGAAATCAGCTGGCTACTATTGTCAACTACCCTAAAGGAGGGCTTCCCCACAAAACAGTTGTCCTGCATCTTTCTGTGGAACGTCTGAAACATTTCTATGAAAAAATTGATCTCCCGGAAACGATAATTCCCAACCAGCATATTTACAGCTTTAATAACCACCCTCTGCTGGACAGCTTTCTGAATTCATTGGTTCCTTATTTTGATATGAACGGAGCTTTCCCTGAAAATATAGCCAGCCTTAAAATTACAGAAGCCATTACGATCCTCAGAACTATTAACCCTGATGTAGACAGAGTTCTTGCCAATTTTGACAGTCCGGGAAAAGTTGACCTGGTTAATTTTATGGAACGGAATTTTATGTTCAATATGCCATTGGAGAAACTGGGATATTTAACGGGCCGGAGTTTGTCTACCTTCAACCGTGATTTTAAAAAACATTTTAATATCACTCCACAGAAATGGCTGATCAGTAAAAGGCTTGAACTGGCTTATTATCAGATAATGGAACATCATAAAAAGCCTAAGGATGTTTATCTTGAAGTAGGTTTTGAAGACCTGTCACACTTTTCTTTTGCATTTAAAAAGAAGTATGGAACCTCACCCACGATGCTGAAAGCAAGTTCCTGA
- a CDS encoding dihydrofolate reductase family protein, whose translation MDQKNKVFIATSLDGYIADRNGEIGWLLSLPNPTNDDMGYKEFNSHIDALVMGRNTFEVVCGFDEWYYQKHVFVLSSSMTEIPEKFRDKASLVKGDLKDILEGIHGKGYHNLYIDGGKTIQGFLKEDLIDEMTITVIPYLLGAGIPLFGDLPEMLEFECTDTKIFLNSIVQNHFTRKR comes from the coding sequence ATGGATCAGAAAAATAAGGTATTTATTGCCACAAGCCTGGATGGATATATTGCAGACCGAAACGGAGAAATAGGCTGGCTGCTTTCATTACCAAATCCCACCAATGATGATATGGGATATAAGGAGTTTAACTCCCATATTGACGCTCTTGTCATGGGCCGGAATACCTTCGAGGTGGTGTGTGGATTTGACGAATGGTATTATCAGAAACATGTTTTCGTACTGAGCAGCAGCATGACAGAAATTCCTGAAAAATTCAGGGATAAAGCTTCATTGGTTAAAGGAGACTTGAAAGATATTCTGGAAGGAATTCATGGAAAAGGCTATCACAATCTGTATATTGACGGAGGAAAAACCATTCAGGGATTTTTGAAAGAAGACCTGATTGATGAGATGACCATTACAGTGATCCCTTATCTGTTAGGTGCAGGTATTCCTTTATTTGGAGACCTTCCTGAAATGCTGGAATTTGAATGTACAGATACAAAAATCTTTCTGAATTCAATCGTTCAGAATCATTTTACCAGAAAGAGATAA
- a CDS encoding helix-turn-helix domain-containing protein encodes MLTEISYRPQYPLNSFVDYIWIGKSPDLKMRFVHHAALFTELIFSYGDHYTVGGENTERVTGRAGLQIISGLKQQPFVTETEGVYECIGLLLKPFCYGMLIREFGTGTMEAISEILYDCLFDNENPDFEEAEKCLLKVFGTMQPDPDLMKFEKYLASEMGGKGMLKDFSELLPISQKSFIQKFRKYYFLTPGEYLNLYKMNRAVKFLQNNRSDRLTDIGLNSGFYDQSHFIRVFKKLSGQTPKEFLKSGIR; translated from the coding sequence GTGCTTACAGAAATCTCATACCGCCCCCAATACCCATTAAACAGCTTTGTGGATTATATCTGGATAGGAAAATCTCCTGATCTCAAGATGAGGTTTGTGCATCATGCAGCCTTATTTACCGAACTTATTTTCAGTTATGGGGACCATTATACGGTGGGAGGAGAAAATACTGAAAGAGTCACTGGCAGGGCAGGGCTTCAGATTATATCCGGATTAAAGCAACAACCGTTCGTAACTGAGACGGAAGGTGTTTATGAATGCATTGGATTACTATTAAAACCCTTCTGCTACGGAATGCTGATCCGTGAATTTGGAACCGGGACTATGGAAGCTATTTCCGAAATCTTATATGACTGTCTGTTTGATAATGAAAATCCGGATTTTGAAGAAGCCGAAAAATGTTTACTGAAAGTATTCGGCACTATGCAGCCCGATCCTGATCTCATGAAATTTGAAAAATATCTGGCTTCTGAGATGGGAGGAAAAGGAATGCTTAAAGACTTTAGTGAACTGCTGCCGATTTCCCAAAAAAGTTTCATTCAGAAATTCAGGAAATATTATTTTTTGACTCCCGGTGAATATCTGAACCTTTATAAAATGAACAGAGCGGTAAAGTTTCTTCAGAATAACCGGTCGGACAGATTAACTGATATTGGCCTTAATTCCGGATTTTATGACCAGTCCCATTTCATCAGAGTATTTAAAAAATTAAGCGGTCAGACCCCAAAAGAATTTTTAAAATCAGGAATAAGGTAA
- a CDS encoding SDR family oxidoreductase yields the protein MKQLKNKIAVVTGGNSGIGYASAEEFIREGASVIITGRRKDALDAACTKLGADGIIADQSNITDIKALASEVAQRYDKIDILLINAGITKTASIESTSEELFDEVMNINFKGAFFTLSTFIPLLNDNASVILLSSSSAHISPRMASVYASSKSALNTLMKIAALELADRGIRVNAVSPGPVATEIMQKIGLNDSLENAMLESVPLKRFGKPSEVAKLVTYLAGDNASFITGSEFLIDGGQSV from the coding sequence ATGAAACAATTAAAAAATAAAATTGCTGTTGTAACGGGAGGTAACAGCGGTATCGGATATGCCTCAGCAGAGGAATTCATCCGTGAGGGAGCCTCTGTTATCATCACCGGAAGAAGAAAGGATGCTCTGGATGCTGCCTGCACGAAACTTGGCGCAGACGGCATCATAGCCGATCAATCAAATATAACAGATATAAAAGCTCTGGCTTCCGAAGTTGCCCAGCGCTATGATAAAATAGACATTCTGCTGATCAACGCGGGGATTACAAAAACAGCTTCCATAGAATCTACCTCTGAAGAACTGTTTGATGAAGTGATGAATATCAACTTCAAAGGCGCATTTTTTACCTTAAGTACTTTTATTCCTCTACTGAATGATAATGCATCCGTTATTCTGCTGTCTTCAAGCTCAGCGCATATCTCTCCTCGCATGGCCTCTGTGTATGCTTCCAGTAAATCGGCATTAAATACCCTGATGAAAATAGCTGCACTGGAATTGGCAGACCGGGGTATCCGGGTTAATGCTGTAAGTCCGGGTCCGGTAGCGACAGAGATTATGCAGAAGATAGGTCTTAACGACAGTCTGGAAAATGCCATGCTGGAATCTGTTCCTCTGAAAAGATTCGGTAAACCTTCTGAGGTAGCCAAGCTGGTTACCTATCTTGCGGGTGATAATGCTTCATTTATCACAGGATCGGAGTTTCTGATCGATGGAGGGCAGAGTGTATGA
- a CDS encoding DUF7710 domain-containing protein, with translation MKDNYIYVFIGKNSGFPSGIFTTLEKALEWIKKYSLSGILNKYPVDIGLYDWAVQKDFFTVENEYQKRSEFVQRFTCASMEHLHFENGKQN, from the coding sequence ATGAAAGATAATTATATATATGTTTTTATTGGAAAAAACTCCGGTTTCCCATCAGGAATTTTTACAACCTTGGAGAAAGCATTAGAATGGATAAAAAAGTATTCATTAAGTGGGATCTTAAATAAATATCCTGTAGATATAGGACTATATGATTGGGCCGTACAAAAAGATTTTTTCACAGTAGAAAATGAATATCAAAAACGATCAGAATTTGTTCAACGGTTTACTTGTGCATCAATGGAGCATCTTCATTTTGAAAATGGGAAACAAAATTGA